The following proteins are encoded in a genomic region of Ammospiza caudacuta isolate bAmmCau1 chromosome 3, bAmmCau1.pri, whole genome shotgun sequence:
- the COQ3 gene encoding ubiquinone biosynthesis O-methyltransferase, mitochondrial isoform X1 yields the protein MAVWGGGAARALTRALRRRRAAAALPGAAGDDHADLSFQTGLRDILQDSNRKRQLKFGSSLPVSLTEMKSNIFTVKRPFSTSHSSVDSKEMKKFQLLAHKWWDEEGEYAALHSMNDIRVPFIRDTLLSMSGNYHLGNPLSGMKILDVGCGGGLLSEPLGRLGASVTGIDPVEDNIRTADQHKSFDPVLAERIQYKSSSLEEIVEESMETFDVIVASEVVEHVADLEMFIKCCSQVLKPEGSLFITTINKTQLSYVLGIVVAEKIMGIVPEGTHEWEKFVPPEELERLLESTGFSVRSVQGMLYNPLSGSWSWVQSTSLNYALHAVRAGAAPQPHTTDTLPQTDVQQSTGTAGTVPDSAV from the exons ATGGCCGTGtggggcggcggggcggcccgAGCGCTCACCCGCGCCCTGCGGCgccggcgggcggcggccgcgctgccgggggctgcgggcg ATGACCATGCTGATCTGTCTTTTCAGACAGGTCTGAGAGATATCCTTCAGGACTCCAATAGGAAAAGACAACTGAAATTTGGTAGTAGCTTGCCTGTCTCTCTGACTGAAATGAAAAGCAACAT TTTCACTGTGAAGAGACCTTTCAGCACTTCACACTCATCAGTGGAttcaaaggaaatgaaaaaattccAGCTCCTTGCACATAAGTGGTGGGATGAAGAAGGAGAATATGCAGCCCTTCATTCTATGAATGATATTAGAGTGCCATTTATTAG AGATACTCTGTTGAGCATGAGTGGTAATTATCATCTGGGAAATCCACTTTCAGGAATGAAGATTCTTGACGTGGGCTGTGGAGGAGGACTGCTGAGTGAG CCTTTAGGTAGACTGGGAGCTTCAGTTACTGGAATTGATCCTGTGGAGGACAACATTAGAACAGCAGATCAGCACAAGTCATTTGATCCAGTCCTGGCTGAGAGAATACAGTACAAGTCCAGTTCACTGGAGGAGATTGTGGAAGAGTCTATGGAAACCTTTGATGTAATTGTAGCTTCTGAAGTAGTGGAGCATGTGGCTGACCTTGAAATGTTTATCAAGTGTTGCTCTCAGGTGTTAAAG cCTGAAGGTTCTTTATTCATTACGACAATCAATAAAACACAATTGTCCTATGTCCTGGGAATTGTGGTTGCAGAAAAAATAATGGGGATTGTACCAGAAGGAACACACGAATGGGAGAAATTTGTTCCCCCTGAAGAGCTGGAGCGTCTCCTGGAATCAA ctgGCTTTTCCGTGAGGAGCGTGCAGGGGATGCTGTACAATCCgctctcgggctcctggagctgggtgCAGAGCACGAGCCTGAACTACGCGCTGCACGCCGtcagggccggggctgccccacagccacacACCACAGACACCCTGCCTCAGACAGATGTTCAacagagcacaggcacagctggcactgtcCCAGACAGCGCTGTCTGA
- the COQ3 gene encoding ubiquinone biosynthesis O-methyltransferase, mitochondrial isoform X2 yields the protein MTVQLYDHADLSFQTGLRDILQDSNRKRQLKFGSSLPVSLTEMKSNIFTVKRPFSTSHSSVDSKEMKKFQLLAHKWWDEEGEYAALHSMNDIRVPFIRDTLLSMSGNYHLGNPLSGMKILDVGCGGGLLSEPLGRLGASVTGIDPVEDNIRTADQHKSFDPVLAERIQYKSSSLEEIVEESMETFDVIVASEVVEHVADLEMFIKCCSQVLKPEGSLFITTINKTQLSYVLGIVVAEKIMGIVPEGTHEWEKFVPPEELERLLESTGFSVRSVQGMLYNPLSGSWSWVQSTSLNYALHAVRAGAAPQPHTTDTLPQTDVQQSTGTAGTVPDSAV from the exons ATGACTGTGCAGCTAT ATGACCATGCTGATCTGTCTTTTCAGACAGGTCTGAGAGATATCCTTCAGGACTCCAATAGGAAAAGACAACTGAAATTTGGTAGTAGCTTGCCTGTCTCTCTGACTGAAATGAAAAGCAACAT TTTCACTGTGAAGAGACCTTTCAGCACTTCACACTCATCAGTGGAttcaaaggaaatgaaaaaattccAGCTCCTTGCACATAAGTGGTGGGATGAAGAAGGAGAATATGCAGCCCTTCATTCTATGAATGATATTAGAGTGCCATTTATTAG AGATACTCTGTTGAGCATGAGTGGTAATTATCATCTGGGAAATCCACTTTCAGGAATGAAGATTCTTGACGTGGGCTGTGGAGGAGGACTGCTGAGTGAG CCTTTAGGTAGACTGGGAGCTTCAGTTACTGGAATTGATCCTGTGGAGGACAACATTAGAACAGCAGATCAGCACAAGTCATTTGATCCAGTCCTGGCTGAGAGAATACAGTACAAGTCCAGTTCACTGGAGGAGATTGTGGAAGAGTCTATGGAAACCTTTGATGTAATTGTAGCTTCTGAAGTAGTGGAGCATGTGGCTGACCTTGAAATGTTTATCAAGTGTTGCTCTCAGGTGTTAAAG cCTGAAGGTTCTTTATTCATTACGACAATCAATAAAACACAATTGTCCTATGTCCTGGGAATTGTGGTTGCAGAAAAAATAATGGGGATTGTACCAGAAGGAACACACGAATGGGAGAAATTTGTTCCCCCTGAAGAGCTGGAGCGTCTCCTGGAATCAA ctgGCTTTTCCGTGAGGAGCGTGCAGGGGATGCTGTACAATCCgctctcgggctcctggagctgggtgCAGAGCACGAGCCTGAACTACGCGCTGCACGCCGtcagggccggggctgccccacagccacacACCACAGACACCCTGCCTCAGACAGATGTTCAacagagcacaggcacagctggcactgtcCCAGACAGCGCTGTCTGA
- the COQ3 gene encoding ubiquinone biosynthesis O-methyltransferase, mitochondrial isoform X3 → MKSNIFTVKRPFSTSHSSVDSKEMKKFQLLAHKWWDEEGEYAALHSMNDIRVPFIRDTLLSMSGNYHLGNPLSGMKILDVGCGGGLLSEPLGRLGASVTGIDPVEDNIRTADQHKSFDPVLAERIQYKSSSLEEIVEESMETFDVIVASEVVEHVADLEMFIKCCSQVLKPEGSLFITTINKTQLSYVLGIVVAEKIMGIVPEGTHEWEKFVPPEELERLLESTGFSVRSVQGMLYNPLSGSWSWVQSTSLNYALHAVRAGAAPQPHTTDTLPQTDVQQSTGTAGTVPDSAV, encoded by the exons ATGAAAAGCAACAT TTTCACTGTGAAGAGACCTTTCAGCACTTCACACTCATCAGTGGAttcaaaggaaatgaaaaaattccAGCTCCTTGCACATAAGTGGTGGGATGAAGAAGGAGAATATGCAGCCCTTCATTCTATGAATGATATTAGAGTGCCATTTATTAG AGATACTCTGTTGAGCATGAGTGGTAATTATCATCTGGGAAATCCACTTTCAGGAATGAAGATTCTTGACGTGGGCTGTGGAGGAGGACTGCTGAGTGAG CCTTTAGGTAGACTGGGAGCTTCAGTTACTGGAATTGATCCTGTGGAGGACAACATTAGAACAGCAGATCAGCACAAGTCATTTGATCCAGTCCTGGCTGAGAGAATACAGTACAAGTCCAGTTCACTGGAGGAGATTGTGGAAGAGTCTATGGAAACCTTTGATGTAATTGTAGCTTCTGAAGTAGTGGAGCATGTGGCTGACCTTGAAATGTTTATCAAGTGTTGCTCTCAGGTGTTAAAG cCTGAAGGTTCTTTATTCATTACGACAATCAATAAAACACAATTGTCCTATGTCCTGGGAATTGTGGTTGCAGAAAAAATAATGGGGATTGTACCAGAAGGAACACACGAATGGGAGAAATTTGTTCCCCCTGAAGAGCTGGAGCGTCTCCTGGAATCAA ctgGCTTTTCCGTGAGGAGCGTGCAGGGGATGCTGTACAATCCgctctcgggctcctggagctgggtgCAGAGCACGAGCCTGAACTACGCGCTGCACGCCGtcagggccggggctgccccacagccacacACCACAGACACCCTGCCTCAGACAGATGTTCAacagagcacaggcacagctggcactgtcCCAGACAGCGCTGTCTGA
- the PNISR gene encoding arginine/serine-rich protein PNISR, with protein MWDQGGQPWQQWPLNQQQWMQSFQHQQDPSQIDWAALAQAWIAQREASGQQNVVEQQGMMPNGQDISGIESGPNNHNNFQGDPNFNRMWQPEWGMPHQPPHPPPDQQWMAPTPPGQMEIVPPSEDSNSQDSGEFTPDNRHMFNQNNHNFGAPPDNFAMGPVNQFDYQHGAAFGPPQGGFHPPYWQPGPPGPPGPPAPPAPTQNRRERPSFRDRQRSPIAMPVKQEPPQIDAVKRRTLPAWIREGLEKMEREKQKKLEKERMEQQRSQMSKKEKKESEEAEEGDGPRLPQRSKFDSDEEDEDAENTEAVSVGKISRSPSPAPQEEQSEPEMTEEEKEYQMMMLTKMLLTEILLDVTNEEIYYVAKDVHRKATKAPAKQLAQSSALASLTGLGGLGGYGSGDSEDERSDRGSESSDTDDEELRHRIRQKQEAFWRKEREQQLLLEKQLEEEKLQNEKVSKEMNEFTNKEQNSNLASQEAKEIEADMVHEKKRSPNAVAPDVELKKEGKERTGRSGSRSSSSGSSSSNSRSSSSSSTVSSSSYSTSSGSSRSTSRSSSPKRKKRHSRSRTPSHKVRRSRSRSYSHRNRRERSRSREKIRERRRSSRNHSAERGERRRNRSPSRERSWDRRRSGSRSRDRRANRASRSRSRDRRKAEEQRRSPAGNRHKHKSEGKDQERKKEQGGGVDKDKKKNRERERDQEKRKDKPKKEEKESKAGNHDDSRLKRKRDSERTFSRSDSICVKIIRQDSRQESKKVTTKDSKKRSGSESSARSSSESPGSSKEKKSKKSKHIRSCSMEKSQRSGKKASRKHKSKSRSRSTTPLRRKR; from the exons ATGTGGGATCAAGGTGGACAACCTTGGCAGCAATGGCCTTTGAACCAACAGCAGTGGATGCAGTCATTTCAGCACCAGCAAGATCCAA GCCAGATTGACTGGGCTGCATTAGCTCAAGCATGGATTGCTCAGCGAGAAGCCTCAGGGCAACAGAACGTGGTGGAACAACAAGGAATGATGCCAAACGGACAGGACATTTCAGGAATAGAGTCTGGTCCAAACAACCATAATAATTTTCAGGGGGATCCCAATTTCAACAGAATGTGGCAGCCAG AATGGGGAATGCCTCACCAGCCCCCTCACCCACCTCCAGATCAGCAGTGGATGGCTCCAACCCCCCCAGGTCAAATGGAAATTGTTCCTCCGTCGGAAGACAGCAACAGCCAGGACAGTGGGGAATTTACTCCTGACAACAGGCACATGTTTAACCAGAACAATCACAACTTTGGGGCACCTCCCGATAACTTTGCAATGGGGCCAGTGAACCAGTTTGACTATCAG CATGGGGCTGCTTTTGGTCCACCTCAAGGTGGATTTCACCCACCTTATTGGCAGCCAGGaccaccagggccaccaggtcctccagcacctcctgcacCTACTCAGAATCGAAGGGAAAGACCCTCATTCAGAGATCGACAGCGGTCACCTATTGCGATGCCTGTGaagcaggagcctccccagATTG ATGCTGTGAAGCGTAGAACTCTGCCTGCCTGGATTCGTGAGGGcctggaaaagatggaaagagaaaaacagaaaaaattggaaaaagagagaatggAGCAGCAACGTTCACAGATGtctaaaaaagagaaaaaggaaagtgagGAGGCTGAAGAAGGGGATGGCCCACGGTTACCTCAGAGAAGTAAATTT GACAGTGATGAGGAAGATGAAGATGCTGAAAACACAGAAGCTGTAAGTGTTGGGAAAATCAGCAGGAgtccatccccagctcctcaaGAGGAGCAAAGTGAACCAGAAAtgacagaagaagaaaaggagtaTCAAATG ATGATGCTGACAAAAATGCTGCTGACAGAGATTCTCTTAGATGTCACAAATGAAGAAATCTATTATGTGGCCAAAGATGTCCACCGTAAAGCAACTAAAG CTCCTGCAAAACAGCTGGCACAGTCCAGTGCACTGGCTTCCCTCACTGGACTCG GTGGACTGGGTGGTTATGGATCAGGAGACAGTGAAGATGAGAGGAGTGACAGAGGCTCTGAATCATCTGATACTGATGATGAGGAATTACGGCACAGAATAAGGCAAAAACAGGAAGCGTTttggagaaaagagagagaacagCAACTACTACTAGAAAAACAGCTAGAAG aagaaaagctacaaaatgaaaaagtttcaaaagagATGAATGAATTTACCAACAAAGAACAGAATAGTAACTTAGCATCACAGGAGGCAAAAGAAATTGAAGCAGATATGGTTCATGAAAAGAAGAGATCTCCAAATGCAGTCGCTCCTGATGTAGAACTCAAGAAAGAGGGTAAAGAGAGGACAGGAAGGAGTGGGTCAAGGAGCTCTAGCAGtggtagcagcagcagcaatagcaggagcagcagcagtagcagcacAGTGTCCAGTTCTTCGTACAGCACTAGCTCAGGTAGCAGTCGCAGCACTTCACGTTCTTCCTCTCCCAAGAGGAAGAAGAGACACAGCCGCAGTAGGACGCCGTCACATAAAGTTAGGCGCAGTAGGAGCAGGAGTTACTCCCACAGGAACAGGAGAGAGAGGAGTAGGAGCAGGGAGAAAATAAGGGAAAGGAGAAGATCTAGTAGAAATCACAGTGCTGAAAGGGGGGAGAGGCGGAGAAATCGCAGTCCTTCGAGAGAGAGAAGCTGGGATAGGCGTAGGAGCGGCAGCCGCTCCCGAGACCGGCGAGCCAACCGCGCGAGccgcagcaggagcagggaccgGCGTAAAGCCGAGGAGCAGCGTAGGAGCCCTGCTGGAAATAGGCACAAACATAAAAGTGAGGGTAAAGAtcaagaaaggaagaaggagcagGGTGGAGGTGTagataaagacaaaaaaaagaacagagaaagggagagagatcaggaaaaaagaaaagataagcccaaaaaagaggaaaaagaaagtaagGCTGGCAATCACGATGACAGtagattaaagagaaaaagagacagCGAAAGAACTTTCTCTCGCAGTGATTCAATATGTGTGAAAATAATAAGACAGGATTCCAgacaagaaagcaaaaaagtTACTACCAAAGACAGCAAAAAACGATCAGGCTCTGAATCTAGTGCAAGGAGTAGTTCTGAATCACCAGGAAGCAGTAAAGAAAAGAAGTCTAAGAAATCGAAGCATATTCGATCATGCTCCATGGAGAAATCTCAAAGGTCTGGTAAGAAGGCAAGCCGCAAACACAAGTCTAAGTCACGATCAAG atcAACAACTCCTCTTCGTCGTAAACGCTGA